The following proteins come from a genomic window of Sphaerisporangium rubeum:
- a CDS encoding GNAT family N-acetyltransferase encodes MADVGVRAARREDVTAVTATQIRAWRSRFAGFLPEGPLEQMTGPSSEALWHQQWEDAVVAPPSPRHRLLVAVETLDLLGSLDPGPFQGDDLGRPPLEPVAPGQYVVGLASHSPAEDPDLDSAKAAELLTLLVEPGHTRRGHGSRLLNATVDHLREDGFSTVVTWIFAEDQAMHGFLSSAGWAPDEAERVLDMGRPIRMIRLTTDIS; translated from the coding sequence ATGGCAGACGTGGGGGTGCGTGCCGCGCGGCGTGAGGACGTCACGGCGGTGACCGCCACCCAGATCCGCGCGTGGAGGTCAAGATTCGCCGGGTTCCTCCCCGAGGGTCCGCTGGAACAGATGACCGGTCCCTCGTCCGAGGCGCTGTGGCACCAGCAGTGGGAGGACGCCGTGGTCGCCCCGCCGAGCCCGCGCCACCGCCTGCTGGTGGCCGTCGAGACCCTGGACCTGCTGGGTTCCCTCGATCCCGGCCCGTTCCAGGGGGACGACCTCGGCCGGCCTCCGCTGGAGCCCGTCGCACCGGGGCAGTACGTCGTCGGCCTGGCGTCCCACTCCCCCGCCGAGGATCCCGACCTGGACTCCGCCAAGGCCGCCGAACTGCTCACCCTGCTCGTCGAGCCCGGCCACACCCGCCGCGGCCACGGCAGCCGCCTGCTCAACGCCACCGTCGATCATCTGCGTGAGGACGGCTTCTCCACCGTCGTCACGTGGATCTTCGCCGAGGACCAGGCGATGCACGGCTTCCTCTCCTCGGCGGGCTGGGCTCCCGACGAGGCCGAGCGGGTCCTCGACATGGGACGGCCCATCCGCATGATCCGTCTGACCACCGACATCAGCTGA
- a CDS encoding 1,4-dihydroxy-2-naphthoate polyprenyltransferase — translation MATAGQWVAGARPRTLPAAVVPVAVGTGVAVSYGDGVWWRALLALVVALLLQVGVNYANDYSDGVRGTDEGRVGPLRLVGSRVATPRAVLTAALVCFLGAAVAGLVLVVVTRVWWLLVVGALAIAAAWFYTGGERPYGYRALGEISVFVFFGLVAVTGTSYVQMERLPWLPAAAAVPVGLLACALLVVNNLRDLTTDEPAGKRTLAVVLGDPRTRTLYAACMLLPFAVALALTPARPFAALTLLALPLAVPPARAVLTGTTGVALVTTLKQTGRIQLVYGLLLAVGLAL, via the coding sequence GTGGCTACAGCGGGTCAGTGGGTCGCGGGAGCGCGGCCTCGCACGTTGCCTGCGGCGGTGGTGCCGGTGGCGGTCGGGACCGGGGTGGCGGTCTCGTACGGGGACGGCGTGTGGTGGCGGGCCCTGCTGGCGCTCGTGGTGGCGCTGCTGCTGCAGGTCGGGGTGAACTACGCCAACGACTACAGCGACGGGGTGCGCGGGACCGACGAGGGCCGGGTGGGACCGTTGCGGCTCGTGGGGTCGCGGGTGGCCACGCCTCGTGCCGTGCTGACGGCGGCGCTGGTGTGCTTCCTCGGGGCCGCCGTCGCGGGGCTGGTGCTGGTGGTCGTGACGCGGGTCTGGTGGTTGCTGGTGGTCGGCGCGCTCGCCATCGCGGCGGCGTGGTTCTACACCGGAGGAGAGCGGCCCTATGGGTACCGCGCGCTCGGCGAGATCTCGGTGTTCGTGTTCTTCGGTCTCGTCGCGGTGACCGGCACGTCGTATGTGCAGATGGAACGCCTGCCATGGCTGCCGGCGGCCGCGGCCGTCCCGGTCGGCCTGCTGGCCTGCGCGCTCCTGGTGGTCAACAACCTGCGCGACCTCACCACCGACGAACCGGCGGGCAAACGCACCCTGGCCGTGGTGCTCGGCGACCCCCGCACCCGCACCCTCTACGCCGCCTGCATGCTCCTGCCGTTCGCCGTGGCCCTGGCCCTGACCCCGGCCCGGCCCTTCGCCGCGCTGACCCTGCTCGCGCTTCCCCTGGCCGTCCCCCCGGCGCGCGCCGTCCTCACCGGAACCACCGGCGTCGCGCTGGTGACCACCCTCAAGCAGACCGGCCGCATCCAGCTCGTCTACGGCCTGCTCCTGGCCGTCGGCCTGGCCCTGTAG
- the dapB gene encoding 4-hydroxy-tetrahydrodipicolinate reductase: MIRVGVLGAKGRVGVEVCKAVHAADDMELVAAIDAGDPIDALSAAEVVVDFTHPDVVMDNLKWCVEHGVHPVVGTTGFDGSRLDTVRGWLADNPGVNALIAPNFGIAAVLMMHFAQQAARFFESVEIIELHHPNKADAPSGTARRTAELVAESRRKAGLAPMPDATTSELPGARGADVDGVRVHGIRLAGLIAHQEVLLGGDGETLTLRHDTMNRSSFTPGVLLGVRRVRDLPGLTVGLEHLLDL; encoded by the coding sequence GTGATCAGGGTAGGAGTTCTCGGCGCCAAGGGGCGCGTGGGTGTCGAGGTGTGCAAGGCCGTGCACGCGGCCGACGACATGGAGCTCGTGGCGGCGATCGACGCCGGCGATCCCATCGACGCGCTGTCCGCCGCCGAGGTCGTGGTCGACTTCACCCACCCCGACGTCGTCATGGACAACCTCAAGTGGTGCGTCGAGCACGGCGTCCACCCCGTGGTCGGCACCACCGGCTTCGACGGTTCCCGTCTGGACACCGTCCGCGGCTGGCTGGCGGACAACCCCGGTGTGAACGCGCTGATCGCCCCCAACTTCGGCATCGCCGCCGTCCTGATGATGCACTTCGCGCAGCAGGCGGCCCGCTTCTTCGAGTCGGTGGAGATCATCGAGCTCCACCATCCCAACAAGGCCGACGCACCCTCAGGCACCGCGCGCCGCACCGCCGAGCTGGTGGCCGAGTCCCGCCGCAAAGCCGGCCTCGCTCCCATGCCGGACGCCACCACGAGCGAGCTCCCCGGCGCACGCGGCGCCGACGTCGACGGCGTCCGCGTCCACGGCATCCGTCTCGCCGGCTTGATCGCTCACCAGGAGGTTCTCCTCGGTGGCGACGGCGAGACCCTCACCCTCCGCCACGACACCATGAACCGCTCGTCCTTCACCCCCGGCGTCCTCCTCGGCGTCCGCCGCGTCCGGGACCTCCCCGGTCTCACCGTGGGCCTGGAGCACCTCCTGGATCTTTGA